One Hippoglossus hippoglossus isolate fHipHip1 chromosome 5, fHipHip1.pri, whole genome shotgun sequence genomic window carries:
- the LOC117761399 gene encoding tubby-related protein 1-like: protein MSAEKKPKKKREEANVPTDAKSNGTEAKPKKTKTKKNEDASEEDNPAIQNGKKVKKKKPEKDKDDPEKDKVKEKEPKKKVKSVPKKKKGSGTDDDDDNDGEDTPKKKTKKKTTKDSSPSASSTKDKKSKSKDDKESDGKEKKSKSKEKEKKKEPASMFQINGEKETKSKKKAAKSDSDDSEEETKSTKSKKKSTAGSTSLFQTSGDKDKDKDKDKDKDKNKKTKKKAKAEESEDSDSGKEEKSKKKKGKGKKKKERSPSPEIEFDNLENFVMLPAPQGVTIKCRVTRDQRGMDKSLYPLYYLHLDNEKKTFLLAGRKRKKCATSNYLISIDTTDLSRGGDNFVGKLRSNLMGTKFTVFDNALNPERALPDMSNARQELAGIIYETNVLGMKGPRRMSIIVPGMNKDNERVPLRPRNEFDGLLIRHQNRRMENLIELHNKTPVWNEETASHVLNFNGRVTQASIKNFQIVHSKDLDYIVMQFGRIADDIFTLDFSYPLCAVQAFAIALSSFDGKIACE, encoded by the exons ATGTCTGCAGAGAAG aagccaaaaaagaaaagagaagaggccAACGTCCCAACAGATGCCAAGTCGAACGGAACCGAAGCCAAACCCAAGAAAACAAAGACCAAGAAAAATGAGGATGCTTCAGAAGAGGACAATCCAGCCATCCAAA ATGGAAAAAaggtgaagaaaaagaaaccagaaaaaGACAAGGACGACCCAGAAAAGGAcaaagtgaaagagaaggaaccaaaaaagaaagttaaaagtgtaccaaaaaagaagaaag GATCAGGCACAGATGACGATGATGATAATGACGGAGAGGACACCCCCAAGAAGAAAACTAAGAAAAAAACGACGAAGGACAGCTCTCCATCAGCGAGTTCCACCAAAGACAAGAAATCTAAATCTAAAG ACGACAAAGAGTccgatggaaaagaaaagaagtccAAGtcgaaggagaaggagaagaagaaggagccaGCTTCAATGTTCCAGATAAACggagagaaggaaacaaaaagcaaGAAGAAAG CTGCTAAATCGGACAGTGACGACAGCGAAGAAGAGACAAAGTCGACCAAATCGAAGAAGAAATCCACTGCTGGGTCTACGTCCCTGTTTCAAACATCAGGAGACAAGGACAAGGACAAAGACAAGGACAAAGACaaggacaaaaacaagaagacaaagaagaaag caaaggcagaggagagtgaggaTTCTGACtctggaaaagaagaaaaatccaagaagaaaaagggcaaagggaagaagaaaaag GAGAGATCTCCGTCGCCTGAGATCGAGTTCGACAACCTGGAGAATTTCGTGATGCTGCCGGCTCCGCAGGGCGTGACCATCAAATGCAGAGTGACTCGAGACCAGAGAGGGATGGACAAGAGCCTCTACCCTCTGTACTACCTTCATCTAGACAATGAAAAAAAG ACGTTCCTGTTGGCcggcaggaaaagaaagaaatgtgcaaCTTCAAATTACCTCATTTCCATCGACACCACAGATTTATCAAGAGGTGGAGATAATTTTGTTGGAAAGCTGAG GTCCAATTTAATGGGGACTAAGTTCACGGTGTTCGACAACGCTCTGAATCCAGAGAGAGCTCTTCCCGACATGTCCAACGCACGGCAGGAGTTAGCAGGAATCATCTAT gaaacaaatgttttaggTATGAAAGGACCCAGAAGGATGTCGATCATCGTTCCAGGAATGAACAAGGACAATGAGCGAGTACCGCTCCGACCAAGAAAT gAATTTGACGGCCTGTTGATAAGACACCAGAATAGAAGGATGGAAAATCTGATCGAGCTTCACAACAAGACGCCAGTGTGGAACGAAGAAACGGCGTCTCACGTGCTCAACTTCAACGGCCGCGTCACCCAGGCCTCCATCAAGAACTTCCAGATCGTCCACAGCAAAGACT TGGACTACATTGTGATGCAGTTTGGACGGATAGCCGATGACATTTTCACACTGGACTTCAGCTACCCGCTGTGCGCTGTGCAGGCCTTTGCCATTGCGCTCTCCAGCTTCGACGGCAAAATTGCCTGTGAATAA